The DNA window AGGAGGATAAGTTAAGTTGCTTGAATTAAGAGCCCCTCCCGAGCATCAATGAATGGTGGAAAGTGGAATGGGTGAGGAAGAAACAATGATGTGTAATGCGAGGAAGAGAAGTTTCAATTTCTTAAATCAAAAGCCATTCACCAGCTTCAATGTACCTCTCTTGAAGAATTAGTTTCATTTTATTTACAAACTACTGGGACTTGTGTTTTGAATGTTATCAGatttatattatcattatcaGATTGCTACTTTCATGATCACTGAGCTCATACACAGATTATGTAAAAAATAAGCAagtaaacaaatttttttttaaacacactggctgtatcccaaagcagggtgaccctaaaagaaaaattattgttttgttaaatttagtaatatttttcacATTCCacaatctttcttctttctttcaatgcaccagccaTTACTCTCCAAGgctgggtgacctaaaaagaaaaaccaaagttttttcttaaatttagtaacacatacaggagaaggggttactggcctcttggtcccagcattttagtcgccttttatgacacgcatggcttatggaggaagaattctgctccacttccccatgaagaacaTTCCATAATAATTATCTACAATTTGTTCAGTGTCAGGAAGTGTAGACAAGAGGGAAAATATTTCTACTAGTTGTTGTAACAGATGCTGGGTTCTTAACAGGCAAGTACCCTATGGGAAGAGACACCCCTTCCTAattaataagataagatttcgttcggatttttaaccctggagggtcagccacccaggataacccaagaaagtcagtgcgtcattgaggactgtaacttatttccactgggatccttaattttgtcccccaggatgcgacccacaccagtcgactaacacccaggtacctatttgctgctaggtgaacaggacaacaggtgtaaggaaacgtgtcgaaatgtttccacccaccgggaatcgaacccgggccctccgtgcgtgaagcgggagctttagccaccaggccacagtacCTATATGAAGCACTAGACCTGTATGGATTATAACATGCTAGTAGTAGTGATGAAGGGTCGAGATTCAGACTCCTAATCAAGTGACAAACACACTGCTGTCTAAACTAAGCCCCaacacctattattattattattattaaaataaaaaaaaagtgctaaagatacacaacatatccctccaaactgccaacacctattattattattattattaaaataaaaaaaaagtgctaaaccacaagggctagcTCAAACACCTAGAACCTTCTTTAAGGAATAAAAAATTTAAaagtacagtaggacccccataCCTGCAGGGGATAAGTTCCAAGGACCTGCTATGGATACTGAAACCATCAATGGTAGCAAACTCTATATAcaagtcctatacatacctattatcAAGTTTAACTGATATATTATGCATAAGTGGAAAATTATCAATTttttactgatgggaagcacttcatggcttctcttaggccTTGTAGAACTGCCAACTTCTCTACTTTTGCACTTAaaggccattattatgcaaactaaggtatttttgggccacagtaaacagtggataactgaaaccatggaTACAAAATCAGTGGATACAGGGGTTCTACTTTACTGTATATGTACTGGAGTCACTGAAGCCAAACTAATGCTTATTACAAGAGTTTATTAACATCTTACAAACAACTGTTTCTATTCAAACAAGTCACATTCACACGTCTCTACTGGTACAAAGTTTTAACACTTTTATTACACCTTTGTGCTCAAATGAGCATTTTATTGTGAAGAGTCTAAGCCATAAGCCTCGTCTTCTGTGTAAGAGCATAATAGTATACAAAGATGGCAGCAATGATAGCCATCGTCTCGGACTGCACCCACGGGCCTCTGTAAGCACCCTGtaatagaaaaaaaatgaaaatatacaTGTTAAATGGGTACTCAAGTATTAAATTTCAAGCAAACAATTACTTGATATAGCAAAATGACTGCTAACCACATGTACTTACTGGATGATAAAGATTAATAGTTGCAATTGGTTGCACAGTCGACGTGTCCTCATTGCCTCGCTGAGCCTGAGAGTAAATAGAATTTTTATGTGATATGGTGCATGTTAGTCCTTTTTTTAAATGGTGGCTCTACTATACGTATAGAATAACATAATAATACATTTCATGAACAGCTACCCACATGGATCCTTCAGCTCAAGGAGTGCTCCCAGAGGCTCAGTCCTGTCCACTAATTGCAGTCCAGTCTTTTGACCACCAAGGAATAAAATTTAATAACTGCATCAGCAAAATGTTCCCAAGGTCtttagaagtttttttttttaattgaagaAGCATTCAAGTTTGATTTAAGGAAGGAGACATGTCAAGTTCCTTGGATCGCCATTCTCTGGAGAAAGATATTTTGTACAAGGCTTTATCTGGTCGAAACCCAGAACTGTATTCTGaattggttaaaaaaaaaattctacaagTTAAAACTCCCCTGGACAGTTATATTCTTTTATATACTTGACTGaagtattattacattcatggggaagtgctaaacccatagggtccATACAATTAGGAAATTTGAGGCAATTCAATGAAGAgaagggcagctccaattctttgaGCCAAGAACCCTGCACTGGCATCGAGGCACTTCCCCTTCGAGATATTTACCAAGACCACGAGTAGGTAGGCAAGTAACCTAATACATGTACTCTCACCTCTGGGTTTAATCCACTACGAAACATCTAATATATCAGGGATGCACAACATGCAGCTCAAAGACTATATATTACCCTCAAGTGCCCCAAATGTGGCTCTTCATATcttatgtaacaaaaaaaaaaaaaaaaaaaaaaaaaaaaaaaaaaaaaaaaaaaaaaaaaaaaaaaaaaaaaaaaaaaaaaatgaaactatCACTGACTTGTGATACTGAATGTTTTCCATTACTCAATATACAAACTGCATAGAATACTCAAATTTATTTAGTAATTGAAAAGGTGCATCCCTACAATAAAAAACAAATGTTTAATATTAATGCAAAATATATACAAAATGGATGATTTTGTTTACCTTCCTGAGGGCAGCATAACCTTGATCATCATAGAGCTTAATTGGGCGCTCGCCAGATACTGCGGTGGCTGCATCCTCAACCCAACTTACCTGAAGAATTGTGCAGATTATATTAATATGTTGGCCCATTTATTGAAGCCATGAGAACCTTATGGTAGCTAAACCTCTTAATTGCTTGGGAACTGAAAACAATCAGATTTAATCTGAGGAAGAGGATAATTCAAATTCTTTAAACCAAGGTTTGAATTGCAAAGGGAGGGTTTTGGGGGCAACGcacccgcggcccagtctgtgaccaggcctcatggtggattagggcTTGATCTACCACGCTGTTACTGTTGCCTGCACACAACCCGACATATGAACTACAGCCCagctggtcgggtactgactttaggtgcctgtccagctccttcttgaaagacagcccggggtttattggtaatcccccttatgtatgctgggaggcagtcgaacagtcttgggcccctgacatttactgtgttgtctcttatcatgaTAGTggtacccctacttttcattgggagaatgttgcatcgtctgccgagttttttgctttcataggaagtgatttttgtgtgcaagtttggtactaatccctttagAATTTTCCAAGGGTACAAAATCATGCATCTCTtctgcctgcattctagggagtacaggttgaggaacttcaagtgttcccagtaattgaattgttttatctcagttatgcgtgccatgaaggttctctgtacattttctatgtcagcaatttcacctgccttgaaaggtgctgttagtgtgcagcaatattccagcgtagatggaacaagcgacctgaagtgtgtcatcatgggcttggcatccctcgttttgaaggttctcactatctatcctgccatttttctagcaggtgtaattgatacaatgttgtggactttgaaagtgagatcctcagacattatcactcccaagtcttttacattagtttttcactttactgtgtggttggaattcgttttatactctgatatagttttaatttcctcacgtttccCATATtggaataattgaaatttctcatcactgaactacatactgttttctgtggcccatttaaagatttggctgatgtccacctggagttttgcagtgtcttcaatggaggacactcatgcaaattcaggcatcatctgcaaaggaagacatggtatTGTGGTTTACatctgtctgtcagatatgaggacgaggaacaggatgggagcgagtactatgccttgtggagcatcttttcacagtagctgcctcagactttactctgtgttctatttgttaggaaattatagatccatctaccaacctttccagttattccttcatcacgcattttgtgcgctattacaccatggtcacacttgtcaaaggcttttgcaaagtttgagttttgtttgtcttctagagcattcaggaccttgccatagtggtccagtagctgggacaggagcaggagtgacctgctctaaaccaagttgccctgggttgtgtaaccaatgagtatctagatgggtggctatcttgcttcttggaaccctttcaaagatttttatgacatgggatgttagtgctatcggtctgtggttctttgctattgctttattgcccccctttgtggagtggggctatgtttgttgtttttagcagctatGGGACAACCCCCATGTCCCTGCTCCCCCTCCATagaatgttaaaagcacatgagaagggtttcttgcagttcttgatgaacatggagttccacgagtctgggcctggggcagagtgcatgggcatgtcatttatcaccttttcgaagtcatttggcatcaggataatatcagattggtttgagtctaccaaattctgtctcaCTCATAAAAGATTCGTTTAGGACTTCGACTCTCGGTCTGATTAGTCTttcgctaaaaaccgagtcatattgggactcaAGAGTAGCACACTCGTTTAGTTTTATTTCTCATTTAATAACTCAAAATAATTTAGAGTGAAGAGCAGTGGCGTGCAGAGGGGGAGGGGCCAAAGGGGCGGTGACCCTGGGCATCCAaatggaaagggggggggggggggggtggcatacAATTAGAGGGGGAAATAAGATAAATCAATTTTTGGAGGCTCACCACACTACAGAGGCAGTGGTTAGCCCTTTATTCTTTTAACATGGTGTATCCTTTCTGTCCAGAGAAAATGGTGTGCCCCAATTGAAGATGAACAAGAGAAATTAAAAAAGGAATGTTCAGACTTTGCAAATTAAGATAATGATGGCAGCCATTCAGTTATATGATGAAATTGATTTTGTGATG is part of the Cherax quadricarinatus isolate ZL_2023a chromosome 91, ASM3850222v1, whole genome shotgun sequence genome and encodes:
- the Tapdelta gene encoding translocon-associated protein subunit delta — its product is MKVLIAVFITLVAVVHGESCTGAQVEAVGFTSQDATIVTKIAYIADFTLSCSNGAKDISLYAETVDGIVGVARSVDGLKYQVSWVEDAATAVSGERPIKLYDDQGYAALRKAQRGNEDTSTVQPIATINLYHPGAYRGPWVQSETMAIIAAIFVYYYALTQKTRLMA